Proteins encoded by one window of Lycium barbarum isolate Lr01 chromosome 11, ASM1917538v2, whole genome shotgun sequence:
- the LOC132619913 gene encoding uncharacterized protein LOC132619913 — protein MAMAWISFPHLLRAFFVKESLFSLASAVGKPLQLDVATINKKVKVLVDLVADLPDSSRIKIIDEKSSEVRIIDVNIQYDVLPKYCKKCKLQGHNEQTCRTLHPELRKKSEELDDKDKGKEADKGERKGTVDDVEVKHK, from the coding sequence ATGGCTATGGCATGGATCTCCTTCCCTCATCTGTTACGTGCCTTTTTTGTCAAGGAATCCTTGTTCTCATTGGCCTCAGCAGTTGGTAAGCCTTTACAATTAGATGTAGCTACAATCAACAAAAAGGTCAAGGTGTTAGTTGATTTGGTAGCAGATCTGCCTGATTCTAGTAGGATAAAAATTATTGATGAAAAGTCGAGTGAAGTAAGAATTATTGATGTGAATATTCAATATGATGTTCTTCCCAAATATTGTAAGAAGTGTAAATTACAAGGCCATAATGAACAGACTTGTAGAACTCTTCATCCAGAATTGAGGAAGAAATCTGAAGAGTTAGATGATAAAGATAAAGGAAAAGAAGCAGATAAAGGAGAACGAAAAGGGACAGTGGATGATGTAGAAGTGAAGCACAAATGA